The nucleotide sequence GCTGATCAGGATTGGTTGGGGCGAAGCGGGGGACACTCTGATCAGCAGACGGCCATTGAAATAAAACTCGATTTCCCGGATGCTGTCCCGGGCCACGATAAACTGTCGGTTGGCCCGAAAAAAACGATTCGGATCGAGCATATTATCCAGTTCTTCCAGCGGTTTGTCGAGGGCATAATTGCGGGCATCGCTCAGGGTACCCTCCACTACGCCGTTCCGAATCGTGAACCAGGCGAACTCATCGTCCCGGATCGGGATCAGCTTATCGCGGTAAGGTACCAGGAAGTTCCGGCGGACAGGTTTCTTATGCAGCAGCTGGCCATGGATGATATCTTCCAGCGATTTCACTTTTTCTTTCAGATTTTCCCCCTTGGTATGGAGAAATTTATCCAGACTGCGATGCAGGGCAGTGGGCTTTATGGGTTTTAATAGGTAATCTACGCTATTCAGTCTGAAAGCATTGATCGCGTATTCATCGTGGGCCGTCGTGAAAATTACCGGGCTCTGCACAGACGTATGTTCGAAAATGTCGAAGCAGGTACCATCACCCAACTGCACATCCAGAAAAATGAGGTCAGGGGCCGGATGGCTCGTGAGCCAGGCTACCGACTGTTCCACACTTTCCAGAATTGCCAGTACCTTGGCCTGGGGAATTATTTGCTGCACCAGATCCCGCAGGTAATGTCCGGCTGGTTCTTCGTCTTCTATGATTACTAGGTTGGTCATGGTGATTCTACAAGCGGTATCATTACGGTAAAGTGCCGGGCATCCTCTGTTTGGGTCGTGGTTTGGCCGGTAATGAGTTCATAGCGTTTATCCAGATTGCTCAGGCCGATTCCCAGACCGTCCGTGTGGGTTTTACGATGGATTGAATTCGAGATCGTCAGCTGTCCCGCCTCTTCGTCAACCAGCACGTTGAGATGCAGCACATGGTCGGAAGTAATGACATTATGCTTGATGGCATTCTCGATGAGGAGCTGCAGCGCCAGGGGTACCACATACCATTTTTTGCGTAACTCGGTATTTTCGAAAGTAAACATCAACTTATTGCCAAAACGGGCCTTATATAATCCCAGGAACGAATGGGCTACCTCCAGCTCCTCCGCGAGACAAACCAGATTCTGGTTTTGGATTTTCAGGTTGTAGCGTAGGATGTCCGACAGGTTATGAACGATTGTCTGTGCCTTACCCGGGTCAGTCATGATCGAAACGTTGAGGATATTCAGGGCATTGAACAGAAAATGAGGATTGAGCTGATTGTTCAGGACGTCCAGCTGGTGCTTGATCTGCAGCCTTTTCAACTGTTCGTTTTC is from Salmonirosea aquatica and encodes:
- a CDS encoding LytR/AlgR family response regulator transcription factor, with amino-acid sequence MTNLVIIEDEEPAGHYLRDLVQQIIPQAKVLAILESVEQSVAWLTSHPAPDLIFLDVQLGDGTCFDIFEHTSVQSPVIFTTAHDEYAINAFRLNSVDYLLKPIKPTALHRSLDKFLHTKGENLKEKVKSLEDIIHGQLLHKKPVRRNFLVPYRDKLIPIRDDEFAWFTIRNGVVEGTLSDARNYALDKPLEELDNMLDPNRFFRANRQFIVARDSIREIEFYFNGRLLIRVSPASPQPILISKERVPTFKSWFEEN
- a CDS encoding sensor histidine kinase, whose translation is MTTPRYFGIRDLWRFCIVISLIVNLPQLLTFAWEPRLSPALYQTGSLALVCQFVSSFLFGMTLALLDLESVQNSMKWYLRQRPATRWVIRIAVLLVLTELFFQFQLLVTGPVRENSLLHLTYFVRHSVIVAAIRGFRYFIDIMHKVNRINIENEQLKRLQIKHQLDVLNNQLNPHFLFNALNILNVSIMTDPGKAQTIVHNLSDILRYNLKIQNQNLVCLAEELEVAHSFLGLYKARFGNKLMFTFENTELRKKWYVVPLALQLLIENAIKHNVITSDHVLHLNVLVDEEAGQLTISNSIHRKTHTDGLGIGLSNLDKRYELITGQTTTQTEDARHFTVMIPLVESP